One Halobaculum roseum DNA segment encodes these proteins:
- a CDS encoding cold-shock protein gives MANGKVDFFNDTGGYGFIETEDSDDDVFFHMEDVGGEDLTEGTEIEFDIEQAPKGPRATNVVRA, from the coding sequence ATGGCAAACGGTAAGGTTGATTTCTTCAACGACACTGGCGGCTACGGTTTCATCGAGACTGAGGACTCCGACGACGACGTGTTCTTCCACATGGAGGATGTCGGCGGCGAGGATCTGACGGAAGGGACCGAGATCGAGTTCGACATCGAACAGGCCCCCAAGGGCCCGCGCGCGACGAACGTCGTCCGCGCATAA
- a CDS encoding spermidine synthase — MSSSRPVDALRLNRPEIAVFVSGVASMGLEILAGRMIAPQFGSSIYTWGTIIGVFLAALSYGYHRGGKLAAERATNGRMARVFLLTAVYVAGLILVGDVFLRATAGFPLPSRIASLPAVTLLFGPPTYLLGYVSPYAAELSAKEGLGEASGHVYMLGTVGSIVGAFATTYLLIPSLGIDQIALVFGAISIAAAVAVGRPFGRERATVTGFVALLLVVSAATGAAGYSVQGEVVYETQTPYQSLRVVDLGETRTLYLGGQRHSAMDIEEPNRHVFEYTRYFHLPYLFADDPDEIDRVLFIGGGGFTGPKRFVHEYENVTVDVAEIDPAVIDAATEYFRVEESERLNIYNEGGRQFLRETNRTYDLIVLDAYQKDKVPFELTTREFMSLANNRLDDDGILFANVISAPRGPASKFYRAEYRTVSREFPQVYSFPTAGGGVVQNIELVATKNDTRLSEERLLARNERRDIGIDLEAEIRTYADAPPTDDVPVLRDDRAPVDSLLDPMVGQRYVIQESNASESAEDRGRESERVTADPATVRDVSARPVAGVGPPPRGPGARAAELDRVTVP, encoded by the coding sequence ATGAGTTCGTCCCGCCCCGTCGACGCCCTCCGGTTGAACCGGCCGGAGATCGCCGTGTTCGTCTCGGGGGTCGCGAGCATGGGCCTGGAGATCCTCGCCGGGCGGATGATCGCCCCGCAGTTCGGCAGCAGCATCTACACCTGGGGCACCATCATCGGGGTGTTCCTCGCGGCGCTGAGCTACGGCTACCACCGCGGGGGAAAGCTGGCCGCCGAGCGCGCGACGAACGGCCGGATGGCGCGGGTGTTCCTCCTGACGGCGGTGTACGTCGCGGGGCTGATCCTCGTCGGCGACGTGTTCTTGCGCGCCACCGCCGGCTTCCCGCTGCCGAGCCGGATCGCGTCGCTGCCGGCGGTGACGCTGCTGTTCGGGCCGCCGACGTACCTGCTGGGCTACGTCAGCCCGTACGCCGCCGAGCTGTCGGCGAAGGAGGGGCTCGGCGAGGCGTCGGGCCACGTGTACATGCTCGGCACCGTCGGCAGCATCGTCGGCGCGTTCGCGACCACCTACCTCCTGATCCCCTCGCTCGGCATCGACCAGATCGCGTTAGTGTTCGGCGCGATCTCGATCGCGGCGGCGGTGGCGGTCGGGCGGCCGTTCGGCCGCGAGCGCGCGACCGTCACCGGCTTCGTCGCGCTGTTGCTCGTCGTGTCGGCCGCGACCGGCGCCGCCGGCTACAGCGTCCAGGGCGAGGTGGTGTACGAGACGCAGACGCCGTACCAGAGCCTGCGGGTCGTCGATCTCGGCGAGACACGGACGCTGTATCTCGGCGGGCAGCGCCACAGCGCGATGGATATCGAGGAGCCGAACCGACACGTGTTCGAGTACACGCGCTACTTCCATCTCCCGTATCTCTTCGCGGACGACCCCGACGAGATCGATCGGGTGTTGTTCATCGGCGGCGGCGGCTTCACCGGCCCCAAGCGGTTCGTCCACGAGTACGAGAACGTCACCGTCGACGTGGCCGAGATCGACCCCGCGGTGATCGACGCGGCGACGGAGTACTTCCGCGTCGAGGAGTCCGAGCGGCTCAACATCTACAACGAGGGCGGCCGGCAGTTCCTCCGGGAGACGAACCGCACGTACGACCTGATCGTCCTGGACGCCTACCAGAAGGACAAGGTTCCCTTCGAGCTGACGACGCGGGAGTTCATGTCGCTGGCGAACAATCGCCTCGACGACGACGGGATCCTCTTCGCGAACGTCATCTCCGCCCCCAGAGGGCCGGCCTCGAAGTTCTACCGCGCGGAGTATCGAACCGTCTCGCGTGAGTTCCCGCAGGTGTACAGCTTCCCGACCGCCGGCGGCGGCGTGGTCCAGAACATCGAGCTGGTCGCGACGAAGAACGACACCCGGCTCTCGGAGGAGCGGCTGCTCGCGCGCAACGAGCGTCGCGACATCGGGATCGACCTCGAGGCGGAGATCCGGACGTACGCCGACGCGCCGCCGACGGACGACGTGCCGGTCCTGCGCGACGACCGGGCGCCCGTCGACAGCCTGCTGGACCCGATGGTCGGCCAACGCTACGTCATCCAGGAATCGAACGCGAGCGAGTCGGCCGAGGATCGCGGCCGGGAATCCGAGCGGGTGACGGCCGACCCGGCAACCGTTCGAGACGTGAGCGCACGCCCCGTGGCGGGGGTGGGGCCGCCGCCCCGCGGACCGGGCGCTCGCGCGGCCGAACTCGACCGGGTAACCGTACCGTAG
- a CDS encoding carboxylate--amine ligase — protein MDTVNDERERALIPTGYDGATCTCVRSLARQGIGTVVASEKPNVPAAASRYCDEAVTLPRPRQGLVPYRDALLALAEREDVRTIIPVRPEDTYLLSRYESSFAEHVSLVVPPMAQLERVFDRIQLVAAAEAAGVPVPETRLLSDVDDWTPELLIKSRYNVLTDANLDDLGPDDANVVKGIHHVGRGETPDIEGIRAEMCHDPIVQEFVRTDGEFMFTGLYDHGEPLATFQHRQIRGNSYTGGGGVYRRSIADPELEEVGRALLDELDWHGLACIEYMRDAATGEYVLTEINPRMWQSLPSTVHAGADFPWYYWLAATGRADAIDDGYDVGVGTHMLYGELGYLLSVLTEDSPHVDRPAILGTLREIGASIVREPRFDYLKLDDPGPFVAGARRVLPDRVADGRWVSWLRHTDDRAPRHS, from the coding sequence ATGGACACCGTGAACGACGAGCGCGAGCGGGCGTTGATCCCGACGGGGTACGACGGGGCGACGTGTACGTGCGTCCGGTCGCTCGCCCGACAGGGCATCGGGACGGTGGTCGCCTCGGAGAAGCCGAACGTCCCCGCGGCGGCGTCGCGCTACTGTGACGAGGCGGTCACGCTGCCGCGGCCGCGACAGGGGTTGGTGCCGTATCGCGACGCCCTCCTGGCGCTTGCCGAACGTGAGGACGTGCGGACGATCATCCCGGTCCGACCGGAGGACACCTACCTGTTGTCGCGCTACGAGTCGTCGTTCGCCGAGCACGTCTCGCTCGTCGTTCCGCCGATGGCGCAACTGGAGCGGGTGTTCGACCGCATCCAGCTCGTGGCGGCCGCGGAGGCGGCCGGGGTCCCGGTTCCGGAGACCCGGCTTCTCTCCGATGTCGACGACTGGACGCCGGAGCTCCTGATCAAATCACGGTATAACGTCCTCACGGACGCGAACCTCGACGATCTGGGGCCGGACGACGCGAACGTCGTGAAGGGGATCCACCACGTCGGCCGCGGCGAAACGCCAGATATCGAGGGGATCCGCGCCGAGATGTGCCACGACCCCATCGTTCAGGAGTTCGTCCGGACGGACGGCGAGTTCATGTTCACCGGGCTGTACGACCACGGCGAACCGCTCGCGACCTTCCAACACCGGCAGATCCGGGGGAACTCCTACACCGGCGGCGGCGGCGTCTACCGCCGGTCGATCGCCGATCCCGAGCTGGAGGAGGTCGGGCGGGCGCTCCTAGACGAACTCGACTGGCACGGGCTCGCGTGCATCGAGTACATGCGCGACGCCGCGACCGGCGAGTACGTCCTGACCGAGATCAACCCGCGGATGTGGCAGTCGCTCCCGTCGACGGTCCACGCGGGCGCCGACTTCCCCTGGTACTACTGGCTGGCCGCGACCGGACGGGCGGACGCGATCGACGACGGCTACGACGTGGGAGTCGGGACGCACATGCTCTACGGCGAGCTCGGCTACCTCCTGAGCGTCCTGACCGAGGATTCCCCGCACGTCGATCGGCCAGCGATCCTCGGCACGCTCCGAGAGATCGGCGCCTCGATCGTCCGCGAACCCCGGTTCGACTACCTCAAACTCGACGACCCCGGCCCGTTCGTCGCCGGCGCCCGCAGGGTCCTCCCCGACCGCGTCGCCGACGGGCGGTGGGTGTCGTGGCTGCGCCACACCGACGACCGCGCGCCACGGCACTCCTGA
- a CDS encoding DUF4397 domain-containing protein, translating to MSRRQLTAALGAAVGVGLAGCGAGTNNTTNATDGTVGTVEEGTDEETPAEETEAEETETGEPPEEVDDPAGAVEEGMAVVRIAHLSPDAPNVDVSVAGSEILADVAYGSVSGYYALEPGTYPMSVTAAGEDEAVFEQDVEFDNGAFTVAAFGEVSGQNQEFAVTPLEDRVEAPEDDTAAVRVVHASPDAPPVSVGVADGDMLVESVAFGEASDYAEVPEGSYTLEVAAAEGAGTETENGTENGTETGTENGTETGTENDTETENETATGTPADTETESAETETESAATGTATGDGPVATVDVSLTGGTVSSAFATGYLTPDGEAADAPFEVLLTVDAGAAEAETGTPDGTENGTETGTEAGTETGTEAGTETGTETEAGTETGTEEPA from the coding sequence GTGTCACGACGACAGCTCACAGCGGCGCTCGGCGCGGCGGTCGGCGTCGGACTCGCCGGCTGCGGCGCGGGGACGAACAACACGACGAACGCGACCGACGGGACGGTCGGCACGGTCGAGGAGGGGACCGACGAGGAGACGCCGGCGGAGGAAACCGAGGCCGAGGAAACGGAGACGGGCGAGCCGCCGGAGGAAGTCGACGACCCGGCCGGCGCGGTCGAGGAGGGGATGGCGGTCGTCCGCATCGCACACCTCTCGCCGGACGCGCCGAACGTCGACGTATCGGTCGCGGGGTCGGAGATCCTCGCCGACGTGGCGTACGGCTCCGTGAGCGGCTACTACGCGCTCGAACCGGGGACGTATCCGATGTCGGTGACGGCCGCCGGCGAGGATGAGGCGGTGTTCGAACAGGACGTCGAGTTCGACAACGGCGCGTTCACCGTCGCCGCCTTCGGCGAGGTCTCCGGACAGAACCAGGAGTTCGCCGTGACGCCGCTGGAGGACCGCGTCGAGGCGCCCGAGGACGACACCGCCGCGGTGCGCGTGGTGCACGCCTCCCCCGACGCGCCGCCGGTCAGCGTCGGCGTCGCCGACGGGGACATGCTCGTCGAGAGCGTCGCGTTCGGCGAGGCCAGCGACTACGCGGAGGTTCCCGAGGGGTCGTACACCCTCGAGGTCGCCGCCGCGGAGGGCGCCGGGACCGAAACGGAGAACGGGACCGAGAACGGCACCGAGACGGGAACCGAGAACGGCACCGAGACGGGAACCGAGAACGACACCGAGACGGAGAACGAAACCGCGACCGGCACGCCCGCCGACACGGAGACGGAATCCGCGGAAACCGAAACGGAATCCGCGGCCACCGGAACGGCGACCGGCGACGGGCCGGTCGCGACCGTCGACGTGTCGCTCACGGGCGGAACGGTGTCCTCGGCGTTCGCGACCGGGTATCTGACCCCGGACGGCGAGGCGGCCGACGCCCCGTTCGAGGTGCTGCTCACGGTCGACGCCGGCGCCGCCGAGGCGGAAACGGGAACGCCCGATGGTACCGAGAACGGAACTGAGACCGGTACCGAAGCCGGAACGGAAACCGGTACCGAGGCCGGAACGGAAACCGGCACCGAAACGGAGGCCGGCACCGAAACCGGTACCGAGGAACCCGCCTGA
- a CDS encoding DUF4397 domain-containing protein, whose product MRDPPTKTLAVAFVILLAGSVVVSGATFGGPAAAAPALQQQQLQADGPSTQETSYLRVVHASADAPAVDVALDNETVVSGIELGEASDYLAIAAGDHRLTITAAETGDVVYDANVSVEARSVTTIAASGEIGENASQPFAPLFIRDDALQPAEGEAAVAVAHLSPDAPAVDITVEGSDTVVADNVSYAGVSDYVSVPAGEYTLEIREATEDNDGEVVTTVDVSLESGSAYTGYAVGYLDAENDSEPEFQVSLVDDATKSVTLPSAADEDDEETNETETPTDETETPADDEADDETETPEATPTEAPE is encoded by the coding sequence ATGCGCGACCCACCAACCAAAACACTCGCGGTAGCGTTCGTGATACTCCTCGCCGGGAGCGTCGTCGTCAGCGGGGCGACCTTCGGCGGACCGGCCGCCGCGGCACCGGCGTTGCAACAACAGCAACTACAGGCCGACGGGCCGTCGACACAGGAGACCTCCTACCTCCGCGTCGTCCACGCCTCGGCCGACGCGCCCGCCGTCGACGTGGCGCTCGACAACGAGACGGTCGTCAGCGGAATCGAACTCGGCGAAGCAAGTGACTACCTCGCGATCGCCGCCGGCGACCACCGGCTGACGATCACCGCCGCCGAAACCGGCGACGTGGTGTACGACGCGAACGTCAGCGTCGAGGCGCGGTCGGTGACGACGATCGCCGCCAGCGGCGAGATCGGCGAGAACGCGAGCCAGCCGTTCGCGCCGCTGTTCATCCGCGACGACGCGCTCCAGCCCGCGGAGGGTGAGGCGGCCGTCGCAGTGGCACACCTCTCGCCCGACGCGCCGGCCGTCGACATCACCGTCGAGGGGAGCGACACCGTCGTCGCCGACAACGTCTCCTACGCGGGCGTCTCGGACTACGTGAGCGTCCCCGCGGGCGAGTACACCCTCGAGATCCGCGAGGCGACCGAGGACAACGACGGGGAGGTCGTCACGACCGTCGACGTGTCGCTGGAGAGCGGCTCGGCGTACACCGGCTACGCGGTCGGGTACCTCGACGCGGAGAACGACAGCGAGCCGGAGTTCCAGGTCTCGCTCGTGGACGACGCGACCAAGTCCGTGACGCTCCCGAGCGCCGCCGACGAGGACGACGAGGAGACCAACGAGACGGAGACGCCGACGGACGAGACTGAGACGCCGGCCGACGACGAGGCCGACGACGAAACCGAGACGCCGGAGGCAACCCCGACGGAGGCGCCCGAGTAA